GCAGGGCAAGTACGGCCGCCGGAACCATCACCGCGCCCAGGATCAGCGAGAACAGGAAGCGCCGTCCGCGGAAGGAGAACTTGGCCAGATAGTACCCGGCCATCGACGACAGGACGGTGCCGATCAGCGCGCCGACGCCCGCGTACAGGGCGCTGTTCAGCAGCCATCTCGCGAAGATCCCATGGTCGTAGCCGAAAAGCGCGCGAAGGTTCTCCATCAGATGGAATCCGCTGAACCAGAACCCGTTGGTGGTGGCGAAGTCGCCCTGCAACTTGGTCGCCGTGACACTCAGCCACCACAGCGGCATCAGGAAGTAGGCCGCGAATACGGCGAGAACGATGCCTACGACAACTACCCAGAAGTGGCCGCGGATTCGATCGGCCGGAAGTACCGCGGTGCTCATCGGTCCGCCCTCCGCTGCAGGATCTTGAGAAAGCCGAACGACGCGGCGAACGTGATCACGGCCAGCGTCACCGACAGGGCCGCCGCGTACTGGTACTGGTCGGCCGAGGCGGAGTTGTAGGCCAGCATGTTCGGTGTGTATCCCGAGGTCACCTCGGAGGTGATGGTGCGGAAGATCATCGGTTCGGTGATCAGCTGGAGTACTCCGATCATGTTCAGAATGGCCGTGAACACAATCGCCGGCCGTACCAGCGGGATCTTGATCGACCACGCGATCCGCAGGTCTCCGGCGCCGTCGAGCCGGGCGGCCTCGAACAGTTGCGGCGGTACCGACTTGAGCGCTGCCAGCAGGATGATCGCGTTCGATCCCGCGTAGGTCCAGACCGCCACGTTGCCGATGCTTGGCAGCACGAGGCTTGGACCGAGGAAGTTCACATGCAGCCCGGCCTGGTAGAACGGCGAGGTGCTCGGGTCGAGCAGCGATCCCCACATGATGGCCGCGACCACGCCGGGCACGGCGAACGGCAGGAAGTAGGCCAGCCGGAAGAATCGGCCGAGCCGGACCCGCGGCGAGTCCAGCAGCAGGGCCAGCAACAGTGCGAGTGCTCCCATCAGCGGCACCTGGATCACTCCGAGCAGCGCGACCCGGCCCACGCTGGACCAGAAGTCAGGACTACTCAGCACCGCCGCGTACTGGGTCAGACCGCCGAACTTCGTCACCGTGGTCCCGAAGATTCCCCCCACGCGCTCGGTGACCTGCGTGCTCTGGATCGCCGCGTAGACGACAGGTCCGACGTAGAAGAGCAGGAACGGGACGAAGAAGGGCAACAGGAAGCCCAGGCCGATCAGCCAGGACCTCCGCTTGCCGGGTCGCTGCTCCGCGGCCGGCCGGACGCTGCGATCGAGCGACGGCCGGACGGCGGCGGTACGTTCCCCGCCATGGCGGGAGCGGTGCAAAGTGTCTTCGGCATCGGTCGCCGAGCTGGTTTCGATCATTACTGACCACCGCCCCGCGCATCCACGCCGCGCGCCTTCAGATCGTCGACCGCCTTACGTTGCGCGGTCTCGAGCCCGGCCTGCAAAGTGCCCGAACCTTTGAGCGTGCCGGCGATCGCGTCGCCGACTCCGTTCGCCACCGTGGTCATGTTGGGCGCCCACTGGAAGCTGGTGTCGACGGCCTTCGACGAGTCCCGGAACACCTGCCAGATCGGCTCCGAGCCGAAGTACGCGGGCTTGGCGCTCATCTCCGGCAGGGCGAGCGCGTCGGTCGACGGCGGTACGCTGCCGAGGGCGATCAGCTGCTTCTGTGCCTCCGTGCTGGTCGCGATCCAGGCCGCGAACTCGGCCGCCTCGGCCGGGTGCTTGCTGTCGGTGAAGACGACGTTCGCCGAGCCCCCGTAGTTGGCGCTGGCCGGCTTCGCGACGTCCCATTGCGGCAGCGGCGCCACCGCCCACTTGCCGGATGCGCCGGGCGCGTTGGCCTGCAGTACGCCGGTCTCCCAGCTCGCGCCGATCATCGTCGCCAGCGTCCCGTCGTTCATTCCCTTGAATTCGGCCGGAGTGAAGGGCTGCACGGTGGTTGTGACCAGGCGCTCGTCGACCAGCCGCTGCCAGTAGTCAGCCACTTGGCGTGCCTTGTTGCCGGTCAGATCGATGGTGAGGTGATTGTCCGCGTACTCGAACGGCCGGGCGCCGTTCTGCCACATCAGCCCGAGCAGGATGTACGAGTGACCGGCGGTGAAGTTGGTGAGGTGCGCCGCCGGGTCCGCGGCCTGCAGCCGCTTGCCGACCGCCTCGTACTCGGCCCAGGTCTTCGGCACCGTCAGGCCGTACTTGGCGAAGACGTCCTTGCGGTAGTAGAGCGCCATCGGGCCGGTGTCCTGGGGCATCCCGTAGACGCCACCGCCGCCGAAGGTGATCTGCTGCCAGGTCCACGGTACGAGTTTCGCCCGGGTGTCGGCGATGCCCGGACAGGCGGAGATGTCCTTGAGGCCGTTGATGAGCCGGAAGCCGGGCAGATCGGTGTAACCGATCATGCCGACATCGGGCGCGGTGCCGGCCTTGAGCGCGTTCGTCATCTGCTGGACGGTGTTGACCGAGACATCCTTCATCGTG
The genomic region above belongs to Kribbella solani and contains:
- a CDS encoding carbohydrate ABC transporter permease, with product MIETSSATDAEDTLHRSRHGGERTAAVRPSLDRSVRPAAEQRPGKRRSWLIGLGFLLPFFVPFLLFYVGPVVYAAIQSTQVTERVGGIFGTTVTKFGGLTQYAAVLSSPDFWSSVGRVALLGVIQVPLMGALALLLALLLDSPRVRLGRFFRLAYFLPFAVPGVVAAIMWGSLLDPSTSPFYQAGLHVNFLGPSLVLPSIGNVAVWTYAGSNAIILLAALKSVPPQLFEAARLDGAGDLRIAWSIKIPLVRPAIVFTAILNMIGVLQLITEPMIFRTITSEVTSGYTPNMLAYNSASADQYQYAAALSVTLAVITFAASFGFLKILQRRADR
- a CDS encoding ABC transporter substrate-binding protein, with the protein product MNRRLSLTTVAMSTFAMVSLVACGSSGNSPAAGASSNPCAPSQGKVELTYWGFGLNAQKIVTAFNASHPNIHVTMKDVSVNTVQQMTNALKAGTAPDVGMIGYTDLPGFRLINGLKDISACPGIADTRAKLVPWTWQQITFGGGGVYGMPQDTGPMALYYRKDVFAKYGLTVPKTWAEYEAVGKRLQAADPAAHLTNFTAGHSYILLGLMWQNGARPFEYADNHLTIDLTGNKARQVADYWQRLVDERLVTTTVQPFTPAEFKGMNDGTLATMIGASWETGVLQANAPGASGKWAVAPLPQWDVAKPASANYGGSANVVFTDSKHPAEAAEFAAWIATSTEAQKQLIALGSVPPSTDALALPEMSAKPAYFGSEPIWQVFRDSSKAVDTSFQWAPNMTTVANGVGDAIAGTLKGSGTLQAGLETAQRKAVDDLKARGVDARGGGQ